A region of the Lysobacter sp. K5869 genome:
GGGCGGTGGTCTTGGCCACGTCGCCTTCGCGCAGGTGTTCGTAATCGCCCAGGACCACGGCGCCGACCGAGTCGCGCTCCAGGTTCAGCGCCAGGGCGAAGGTGTTGTTCGGCAGTTCGATCATTTCGCCCTGCATCACGTCGGCCAGGCCGTGGATGCGCACGATGCCGTCGGACACCGAGGTGACGGTGCCTTCGTTGCGCGCTTCGGCGGCCAGCTTGACCTTCTCGATGCGGGTCTTGATCAGTTCGCTGATTTCGGACGGGTTGAGCTGGGTGCTTGCCATTGTCGTTTCCTTGGTCCTGCATCGCGACGAAGCGACGCGCGGGTGCTTTCTTTTAACGGGATCGAAGCGGAGCGGTTCGCGATTGCGCTGAAGCCTGAGCTAGCCAATCGCGCGCCGCGGACATCGGATCCCGGCTTTAACCGGCCAGCGCCGTCTGCAGGCGCGACAGCTTGCCCTTGAGCGAGCCGTCGATCACCACTTCGCCGGCGTCGATCACGGCGCCGCCGATCAGCGAGGCGTCGACCGCGGTCTCGATCTCGACCTGACGGCCGAAGCGCTTGACCAGCGCGGCCTTGATCGAATCGAGCTCGGCCGCCGGCAAATCGCTGGCGGAGGTGACCTTGGCCTTGACCACGCGGTCGGCGTCGGCGCGCAGTTCCTCGAACAGGCCGGCGATTTCCGGCAACAGAGCGAGACGGCGGTTGTCGGCCAGCAGGGTCAGGAACCGCTGCACGGACTCGTCCGCGCCGTCGATCGCGACCAGGGCGACCGCTTCGGCGCCGGTCAGGCGCGGATGGCCGAGCACCGACTGCACTTGCGGATCGGCGGCGACGCGCGCCGAGAAGGCGAGCGCTTGCGACCAATCGGCGGTGCGGCCGGCTTCGCGCGCCAGCGCGAACGCGGCGCGGGCATACGGACGGGCGAGGGTGAGGTTCTGGCTCATCGCGTGGGGCGTTCCGGTCAGATTTCCGCGGCCAGCTCGTCGAGCAGCGCCTTGTGGGCGTTGGCGTCGATTTCGCGCTTGAGCAGCTTCTCGGCACCGGTCACGGCCAGCGCGGACACCTGCTTGCGCAGATCCTCGCGGGCGCGGTCGGCGGCGGCGGCGATCTCGGCGTCGGCCAGCGCCTTCAAGCGCGTGCCTTCGACCATCGCATCGGTCTTGGCCTGATCGACGATCTGATTGGCGCGCTGATGCGCCTGATCGACGACTTCGTTGGCCTTGACCCGGGCTTCGCGCACGATTTCGTCCGCCTGCGCGCGCGCCTGCTGGACGAGAACCTCGGCGCCTTCGGCATTCGCCAGGCCCTGGGCAATCTTTTGTTGACGTTCTTCGATCGCCTTGTTCAGGGGCGGCCAAATGAACTTCATCGTGAACCAGATGAGGATCGCGAACGTGATCATCTGGCCGAAGAAGGTCATGTTGATATTCATGACAGCTCCGATAGGACGCTGCGGGCGCGAACACCCGGGAGAACCGCCCGCTCGCGCGGACGGTTCCGTTCAAGCAACTTAGTGAGCGGCGGCAGCGGCGGCCGGCGCGGCGGCGGCCGAAGCCTGCACGGCGCCCAGCAGCGGGTTGCCGAACGCGAACAGCAAGCCGACGGCCAGCGCGATGATGAACGCCGCGTCGATCAGGCCGGCCAGCAGGAACATGCGGCCCTGCAGCATCGGCACCAGTTCCGGCTGACGAGCGGCCGACTCAAGGAACTTCGAGCCCATCAGCGCGATGCCGAGGCAAGCGCCGATCGCGCCGAGGCCGACCATGATGCCGATCGCGATAGCGGTCAGGCCCTGCACATTGGCGATGAATTCCATGGGTTTTCTCCTACTGAAACGTTGGTTTGGCTAAAGGAAAGGGTGAAACGCGCAAAGAACTGAAAGGTGGAACCCGGGTCAATGACTCTCGTACGCGCCGGCGATGTAGACGACGGTGAGAATCATGAAGATGAAGGCCTGCAGCAACACGATCAGGATGTGGAACAGCGCCCAGGCGGCGTTGAAGATCACGCCCGGCACGAACATCAGCAGACCGCCGCCCAGCAAGCCGGCGATGAGCATGAACACCAGCTCGCCGCCGTACATGTTGCCGAACAGTCGCATCGCGAGGCTGACCGGCTTGACCAAGTACTCGATGACGTTGAGGCCCAGGTTCGCCGGAGCCAGCGCGATCTTGGCGCCGGTGCCGTGAGCGTGGAACGGCGAGGTCAGCAGTTCTTTGCCGAAGCCCAGGCCGCCCTTGGCCTTGATCGAGTGATAGAGGATCAGGAAGAACACGGTGGTCGACAGCGCCAGCGTCGTGTTCAGATCCGCGGTCGGGACCCAGCGGAAATAGGTGCCGTGCGCGACTTCGGCGCCGGCGGTGGTCTTGACCACCCAGCCCGGCAGGTCGAGCGGCAGCAGGTCCATGCCGTTCATCAGCACGACCCAGACGAAGATGGTCAGCGCCAGCGGCGTCAGCGAGCTGCGATCGCCGTGGAAGCTGTCCTTCACCTGGCCGTCGATGAACTCGAGGATCAGCTCGACGAACGCCTGGCCCTTCGACGGCACGCCCGAAGTGGCCTTGCGCGCGAAGAAGCCGAACCAGGTGATGAAGATCAAGCCCAGGATCAGAGAAACGACCCAGGTGTCGATGTGGAACGCGCCACTGCCCAGCGAGATGGTGTTCTGCTGGAGGTGGTGCTGGATGTATTCGTTCAGGCCGCCCGAACCGGTCTGTTCACTCACGAAAGACACCTATCGTTTCAAAAGATTGGCCAGTACGAACGCCAGCGTCGCCGCCGACAGACCCACCAGCATTGGAAGGGGAGGCAAACGCCACACGGCCATTCCCAGGCCGAGCATCGTCAAAACCGCCACCCATTTGAATATGACTCCGAGCAGCAACCGCCCGATCGCCGATCCGGCCGGTTGCACGCCGCCCCCCAACGCCATCTTGGCGGCCGCAAGACTGCCGGCCACCGCCGCGCCTCCGCCCACCGCTGCCGCCAGCGCGGACGTCGCACCGAGGGAGAGGAAGGCCAGCGCGGCCAGCGCCGTCGCGCCGGCTTGCCAAGCAATCGCGCGCGACGCCAGCCGGCGGCCTGCGGACAATGGATCGTGCACGCGGGTCTCGTCGGTCTGGGGTTGGCGCAAAGCGCCCGGTAGAGCCGCAAAAGTATAGAACGAGACCGACTTTGCGGCAACCGGCGGCAGTCACAACCTTGCCATAGGCGGCGTGTTGGGCGGCGATGGCTGCGGCGGTCCGGGCGTTCACGGCCGCGACTATGCGGCCAAGCGCTAGTGCGTTGAATTACCTGGGAGGTAAGTCGCTGTGCGCTTGAGGCCGCAATGATAGATCGGAACTATGAAAACGGTCGCATCATTCGATTTGATTTTGGCCGGGAAAGGCGTATGTTGAGAATCATTCTCATTTGAACCCTCCCCCATGGACAAGACCCTCAGCTTCGCCGGCGTCCACTTCACCGTCGCCTTCCTGGTCGGCTATTTGATGACCGGCAGCGTGTGGGTGGGCGGCGCGCTCGCCCTGGTCGAACCGGCCTGCAACACCGTCGCGTTCCATCTGCACGAGAAGGTGTGGAAGCGCATCGAACAGCGCCGCTCCGCGGCCGCCGCCGCGCGCGACAGCGGCACGTTGGCCACTTGATCGAAATCTTTGACGAACTGCGGAACCTTTCCGCGGCGCACCGGTCAGTATCTGCGAACGCCCGCCGCCACTCTCTCCTCGTCAATGGCAAAGCAGCGGCGGGCACCCCGAAGCCCCGGCACCCACCGCCGGGGCTTCGCCTTTTTTGTGACCCGGCTCACTCATCCGCCGATCCGGTTTTGCTGAATCGGTCGAGGCCTCCACGTTTCACGGTCGCTGAACCGCAGCGACGGCATGCATGGAAGCGTCAGTACGCCTGCGTGCTGACTTCCCCCGCATACGGAGTGATCCCGTGACCAACGCACTTCTGCCATCGGCGCTGCTCGCCGCCGGCGTCGCGCTCTGCGCGTACGCCCTGCCCGCGCACGCCGAGGACGACCGCTTCACCATCCGCCTAGGCGCGATGTCGGTCGACACCAGCGGCGAATTCACCGCCGGCACCACCTTCCGCGGCAATCCCTACGAGTTCAGCCAGGACTTCGATTTCGGCAGCAAGGAAACCGTGCCGCGCCTGGAAGGCCTGTTCAAGTTCGGCGACCGCCACCGCGTGCTGTTCAACTACTGGGGCTACGACAAGAGCAAGACCGCGCGCCTGACCCAGGACGTGTCCTTCGACGACACCACGATTCCCGCCGGCAGCTTCGCCCGCGCCAAGACCAAGTTCGAACTCGCCAGCGCGATGTACGACTACGCGGTGGTGGAAACCGACACGATCAGCTGGGGCCTGCAGATCGGCGTGGAGTACGCCAAGATCGAAGGCAAGCTGCGCGCGCAAGCGGGCGCGGCGAACTACAACGGCAGCCGCAGCGAGGACGGTTACGCGCCGGTGGTCGGCACGCGCCTGACGCTGTCGCCGAACGAGCATTGGCGCTTCGTCGTGCAGGGCCAATATCTCGACGCCGACTGGGGCGATTTCGGCGACTACAAGGGCGACATCAGCCGCGCCAACGCGCTGGCCGAATACCGCTTCACCCGCAACGTCGGCATGTTCGTCGGCTACGACTGGTTCAAGATCGACGCCAAGCGCAGCCGCGGCAACGTCGATGTCGGCCTGGATCAGCGCTTCAAGGGGCCGATGGCGGGCGTGACGTTCTCGTTCTGACCGCATAACGAAAGAGCCTTCGAACCCGGTGCGTTCGCTTCGGATCCTTGCGACCCGAAGCGAATGCGCCGAACCCGAAGGCTCCGTCGCGGCGATTACTTCTTCTTCGGGATGTACAGATCGGTGATGGTGCCATCGAACACCTCCGCCGCCATGCCGACCGATTCGCTCAGGGTCGGATGCGGGTGGATGGTGTGGCCGATGTCGGCGACCTCGCAGCCCATCTCGATCGCCAACGCCACTTCGGCGATCAGATCGCCGGCATGCACGCCGACGATGCCGCCGCCGACGATGCGGTGGGTGGCTTCGTCGAAGATCAGCTTGGTGAAGCCCTCGGTGCGGCCGATGCCGATCGCGCGGCCGCTGGCCGCCCACGGGAACTTGCCGACGCCGACCTTGAGACCCTTGGCCTTGGCTTCGGTCTCGGTGACGCCGACCCAGGCGATTTCCGGATCGGTGTAGGCCACCGACGGAATCACCCGCGCGACCCACTCCTTCTTCTCGCCCGACGCCACTTCGGCGGCGAGCTTGCCTTCGTGGGTGGCCTTGTGCGCGAGCATCGGGTTACCGACCAGATCGCCGATGGCGAAGATGTGCGGCACATTGGTGCGCATCTGCCGGTCGACCGGGATGAAGCCGCGCTCGGTCACCTGCACGCCGGCTTGGTCGGCGCCGATCTTGGCGCCGTTGGGCGAGCGGCCCACGGCGACCAGCACGCGGTCGTACACGCCCGATTCCAGCGCCGGCGTCTTGCCGGCCTCGGCGCTTTCGAACGAGACCTTGATGCCGTCCTTGAGCGCTTCGGTGCCCGCGGCCTTAGTCTTGAGATGCACGGCCACGCCCTGCTTCTTCAAGCGGTCGGCGAGCGGCTTGACCAGATCCGGGTCGGCGCCCGGCATCAGTTGGTCCATGAATTCGACCACGGTGACTTCGCTGCCGAGCGCGCGGTACACGGTGGCCATTTCCAGGCCGATGATGCCGCCGCCGACGACGAGCAAGCGCTTCGGCACCTCGGCCAGTTCCAGCGCGTCGGTGGAGTCCATCACCCGCTTGTCGTCCCACGGGAAGTTGCCGAGCTTCACCGCCTGCGAACCGGCGGCGATGATGCATTGCTCGAAGCGGATCAGCTGGGTGCCGTTCTCGCCCTGCACTTCCAGCTCGTTCGGCGACACGAACGCGCCGACGCCGGTGACGGTGCGGACCTTGCGCTGCTTGGCCATGCCGGCCAGGCCCTTGGTCAGCTGGCCGACGACTTTTTCCTTGTACTTGCGCAGCGCGTCGAGGTCGATGCTCGGCTTGCCGAAGCTCACGCCGTAATCGCTGGCGTGCTCGGCCTCGTCGATGACCGCGGCGGCGTGCAGCAGCGCCTTGGACGGGATGCAGCCGACGTTGAGGCAGACGCCGCCGAGGCTGGCGTAGCGTTCGACCAGCACGGTGTCGAGGCCGAGGTCGGCGGCGCGGAACGCGGCGGTGTAGCCGCCGGGGCCGGAGCCGAGCACGAGCATGCGGCATTCGACGTCGGCCTTGCGGCCGCTCGCGGCGGCGGCGGTCGGCGCGGGCGCGCTCGCGGCGGGCGCGGCGGCCGGCTTCGGCGCTTCGGCCGCGGCGGGCTGGGCCGGCGCGGCAGCGGGCGCGCTGGCGGCGGGCTTGGCCGCTTCGGCGGCCGGCTTGGCCTCGCCCGCGCCTTCGGCTTCCAGGATCGCGATCACCGCGCCCTCGGACACCTTGTCGCCGAGCTTGACGTTGATCGACTTGACCACGCCGTCGGCCGAGGACGGCACTTCCATCGTCGCTTTGTCCGATTCGAGCGTGACCAGCCCCTGGTCCTTCTTGACCGTGTCGCCGACCGCGACCAGCAACTCGATGACCGGTACGTCGTCGTAGCCGCCGATGTCGGGAACCTTCACTTCGATGCTGTTGGCCATGACGCGGCAATCCTCTTGAAAAGCTTCGCTGGCGCGCGCGTGGGGCGCGCGCGGTGGGGGCGCACGGACGGGCCATGCGTGGCGTCCGCCGCGGCGGACGCCGGAAAAGCGCCGGTGCGCGCGGGCGTCGCCGCCGCGCGCGCCGGCTCGATCAGGGCGCGGGCGCGGCTTGCAGTTGCTGTTCGAGTTCGTCCAGCGACTCGCCCAGCGCGCGCCAACGGCGCTCGCGCTTGTTGGCGCTGGCGCTGGCCGCTTCGGTCAGCAGCGTCGCCTGCTCCATCAGGGTTTCGCCGACGCCGCAGTCGGGGCGCGCGCCGCTCACGCGCAGGCCGTCGACCACGAACAGCACTTGTTCGGCGTCGCGGTACTCGGCCGGCTTGTCCGACGGCACCGCTTGTTCCAGCGCGCGCTTCCACGCCGCGATCAGGCGCTGGGCCAGCGCGGCGGGGATCGGCGCTTCCTCGCTCTCGACTTCTTGATCCACGCGCAGTTCCAGCGCGCCGCCGCCGCGCGAGCGGCTCCACACCTGCACGCGCTCGTTCGGCACGCCGTGGCGCAGGGTCCAGTCGGCGTCGCCGCCGGCGCCCGGGATCAGCAGCAGGCCGCTCTCGGTGCCGCGGGTCGGCAGCAGGGTCAGGCTCAGGCGCGGTTCGGCCTTGGCCGCGAGCAGTTGTTCCACGGCCGAGCCGTGGTTCTCCGTCGCCGGCGGCCAGCCGCGGCCGAGCGGGGCCGTGCAGCCGTCGGCGGCCTGCGCCAGCGGCGCGGCCAGGGCGAGGGCCAACGCGAGGCGGGCCAGGCGGCGGGAGGCGGAAACGTTGCGCGGGTGACGGCTCATCGAAAAAGAAGGTTCCTGGTGGCGGACGGCGAAAGCGAACCGGGCGGCGGCCGCACGAAGCGGCGCGCCGGACGGCCGCGCGCGGCGGCCGCCCCGGCCGTTACAGCAGCGAGCGGCGCATATCGGCGAGCAACTGCGCCAGATACGCGGTGAAGCGCGCCGCGGCGGCGCCGTCGATGACGCGGTGGTCGTAGGACAGCGACAGCGGCAGGATCAGGCGCGGCGCGAACTGCTTGCCGTCCCACACCGGCTGGGTCGCCGACTTGGACACGCCCAGGATCGCCACTTCCGGCGCGTTGACGATCGGAGTGAACGCGGTGCCGCCGATGCCGCCGAGCGAGCTGATCGAGAAGCAGCCGCCGCTCATGTCGGCCGGGCCGAGCTTGCCTTCGCGCGCCTTGGCCGCGAGTTCGCCGGTTTCGCGGGCGATCTGCAGCACGCCCTTCTTGTCCACGTCGCGCACCACCGGCACCACCAGCCCGTTCGGGGTGTCGGCGGCGAAGCCGATGTGGAAGTACTTCTTGAGGGTCAGGTTTTCGCCGCTCGCATCGAGCGAGGCGTTGAAGGTCGGGAACTTCTGCAGCGCATTGACCGAGGCCTTCATCAGGAAGGCGAGCATGGTCAGCTTGATGCCGGCCTTCTCGTTTTCCTTGTTGAGCGCCACACGCAGCGCTTCCAGGTCGGTGATGTCGGCATCGTCGTGCTGAGTGACGTGCGGGATCATCGCCCAGTTGCGCGCGAGGTTGGCGCCGGAGAGCTTCTGGATGCGGGTCAGCGGCTTGGTTTCGATCTCGCCGAACTTGCTGAAATCGACCTTCGGCCACGGCAGCAGGTTGAGGCCGCCGCCGAGCGCGGGCGCGGCGCCCGCCGCGGCCGGCGCGCCGCCGCCCTGCATGACGCCCTTGACGAAGGACTGCACGTCTTCCTTGCTGATCCGGCCCCCGCGCGAACTGCCGGTCACGCGCATCAGGTCGACGCCGAGCTCGCGCGCGAACAGGCGCACCGCCGGGCTGGCGTAGGGCACCTTGTCGGGCATCAGCTCTTCGGCGGTGAAGGCCACCGGCGGGGTGCGCGGCGGCAGCGCCTCGGGGTCGGTGCCGGCGGTGGCGCCGGGCAGCGCGGCCGGGGCTTCGGACTTGGGCGCTTCGGCCTTCGCGGCCGGGGCGGGTTCGCTCTTGGCGGGGGCCGGGGCTTCGGCCTTGGCGGGGGCGGCCGGTTTGGCGGGCTCTTGGGCCGGCGCGGGCGCCTGCTTTGCTTCCCCTTCGGTTGGTTCGATCAACGCGACCACGCTGCCTTCCGCCAGCTCGTCGCCGATCTTGACCTTGAGTTCGCGCACGATGCCGGCGAACGGCGCCGGCACTTCCATCGTGGCTTTATCCGACTCCAGCGTGACCAGGCCCTGGTCCTGAGCGACCGTGTCGCCGACCGCGACCAACAGTTCGATGACGGGCACGCCGTCGTAGTCGCCGATGTCGGGGACGCGTGCTTCCTTCAGATCAGCCATGTTCGTGGGGCTCCGCAAATGCGCGAAAACCCTATTGTGTCTTGTGCGGGCGGTGGCGCCAACCGCGTTACGCCCGCTGCAGTACTAAAGGCCTAAGCGGCACAGCCGCTGCGCCGCCGGCGTTTGCGTACGCCCCAGTACTGAGGGCGGCCGCCACGCCTGGCGCGGGCTCAGCGCTTGTCGCCCGGTTTGTCGTCCTTGGGCTTGAGCTCGACCTTGAGCAGATCCAGCGAGCGCCCGTCGAAACGGTAGGACAGTGCGTTCTCCAGCCCGTCGAGTTCGAGCATGCGCTGGCACAGGCGCTCGCCGCGGCGTTCCAGGACGTTGGCGCGCGGCTGCACCGCGGCTTCGATCTGGGTGTCGATATTCTCCAGCCGCTCGAAGCGCTGGGTGTCGCCGCTGAGCGCGGCGCTGACCGCGCCGCCGACCAGATCGCCGATCACCAGCGGGACCGCCTCGCCGATCGCCTTGCCGATGCCGTCGCCGAGCAGCTTGCCGCTGAAGCGGGTCGGGCCGATGGCGTCGCGCAGGCTGGCGTCGAGTTGCTTGCGCGCCTGCTCGACCTTGGCCTGGGTGCGGTCGGGATGATTGCCGAGCTTGGCCGCGACTTCGCCGAGCGCGACCAGGGCGATGTCGGCGGCCTCGCGCGCGATGGCCTGGGCCTCGGGCATGGCCGCGCGCGCGCCGCGTTCGAACTCGGCCAGCCGGCGCGAGTCCTGCGCGCTGAGCTCGACCCAGCGGTCGTCGACGAACATCCGCCCCTGGCGCATGACGATGGCCTTGGGCTCGCCGTCCTGGCGGGTCAGGATCAGGCTGCGCTGGTTGAGGGTGAGCTGGTACGGGCTGTCGATCTCGCAGCGGCCGTCGATCTTGACCTCGGCGAAGGCGGCGCCGCAGGCCAGCGTCGTTGCGGCCGCAGCGGCGAGTCGGAAAAGCGGGCGGGACGGCATCGTCGTGTCCTCGACGGTGGAATGGGCGCAGCTTGCCGTTCGCGTCGCGGCGGCGGCACGTGCCTTTCGATGGCATGACCTTCGTCATGGCGATTGGACGTGCCGATTCTGGCGCTTGCCGCGCGCTTACGCCTTGCAAGGTTCGTGTCGGTCGCGTGCGCGCGGCGATGCGGATGCACGCGGCGACGCTGGTGCCTTCGCGCGCGGACGCGCCTTTTCGCAGGTGCGCGGAACGCCGAAAACGGCTCGTTTTCGTTCCGTTCAAGAAATCGGCGCGGACTCGCGCCAACGCGCGCGCGCAGTCGCGCGCTTCGCGCCGGTGCGCGCGCAAGCCGG
Encoded here:
- a CDS encoding DUF2884 family protein, which encodes MPSRPLFRLAAAAATTLACGAAFAEVKIDGRCEIDSPYQLTLNQRSLILTRQDGEPKAIVMRQGRMFVDDRWVELSAQDSRRLAEFERGARAAMPEAQAIAREAADIALVALGEVAAKLGNHPDRTQAKVEQARKQLDASLRDAIGPTRFSGKLLGDGIGKAIGEAVPLVIGDLVGGAVSAALSGDTQRFERLENIDTQIEAAVQPRANVLERRGERLCQRMLELDGLENALSYRFDGRSLDLLKVELKPKDDKPGDKR
- the atpB gene encoding F0F1 ATP synthase subunit A, encoding MSEQTGSGGLNEYIQHHLQQNTISLGSGAFHIDTWVVSLILGLIFITWFGFFARKATSGVPSKGQAFVELILEFIDGQVKDSFHGDRSSLTPLALTIFVWVVLMNGMDLLPLDLPGWVVKTTAGAEVAHGTYFRWVPTADLNTTLALSTTVFFLILYHSIKAKGGLGFGKELLTSPFHAHGTGAKIALAPANLGLNVIEYLVKPVSLAMRLFGNMYGGELVFMLIAGLLGGGLLMFVPGVIFNAAWALFHILIVLLQAFIFMILTVVYIAGAYESH
- a CDS encoding F0F1 ATP synthase subunit B, with product MNINMTFFGQMITFAILIWFTMKFIWPPLNKAIEERQQKIAQGLANAEGAEVLVQQARAQADEIVREARVKANEVVDQAHQRANQIVDQAKTDAMVEGTRLKALADAEIAAAADRAREDLRKQVSALAVTGAEKLLKREIDANAHKALLDELAAEI
- the atpE gene encoding F0F1 ATP synthase subunit C, which gives rise to MEFIANVQGLTAIAIGIMVGLGAIGACLGIALMGSKFLESAARQPELVPMLQGRMFLLAGLIDAAFIIALAVGLLFAFGNPLLGAVQASAAAAPAAAAAAH
- a CDS encoding F0F1 ATP synthase subunit delta, translating into MSQNLTLARPYARAAFALAREAGRTADWSQALAFSARVAADPQVQSVLGHPRLTGAEAVALVAIDGADESVQRFLTLLADNRRLALLPEIAGLFEELRADADRVVKAKVTSASDLPAAELDSIKAALVKRFGRQVEIETAVDASLIGGAVIDAGEVVIDGSLKGKLSRLQTALAG
- the lpdA gene encoding dihydrolipoyl dehydrogenase; the encoded protein is MANSIEVKVPDIGGYDDVPVIELLVAVGDTVKKDQGLVTLESDKATMEVPSSADGVVKSINVKLGDKVSEGAVIAILEAEGAGEAKPAAEAAKPAASAPAAAPAQPAAAEAPKPAAAPAASAPAPTAAAASGRKADVECRMLVLGSGPGGYTAAFRAADLGLDTVLVERYASLGGVCLNVGCIPSKALLHAAAVIDEAEHASDYGVSFGKPSIDLDALRKYKEKVVGQLTKGLAGMAKQRKVRTVTGVGAFVSPNELEVQGENGTQLIRFEQCIIAAGSQAVKLGNFPWDDKRVMDSTDALELAEVPKRLLVVGGGIIGLEMATVYRALGSEVTVVEFMDQLMPGADPDLVKPLADRLKKQGVAVHLKTKAAGTEALKDGIKVSFESAEAGKTPALESGVYDRVLVAVGRSPNGAKIGADQAGVQVTERGFIPVDRQMRTNVPHIFAIGDLVGNPMLAHKATHEGKLAAEVASGEKKEWVARVIPSVAYTDPEIAWVGVTETEAKAKGLKVGVGKFPWAASGRAIGIGRTEGFTKLIFDEATHRIVGGGIVGVHAGDLIAEVALAIEMGCEVADIGHTIHPHPTLSESVGMAAEVFDGTITDLYIPKKK
- a CDS encoding DUF2061 domain-containing protein; this encodes MDKTLSFAGVHFTVAFLVGYLMTGSVWVGGALALVEPACNTVAFHLHEKVWKRIEQRRSAAAAARDSGTLAT